One Mugil cephalus isolate CIBA_MC_2020 chromosome 17, CIBA_Mcephalus_1.1, whole genome shotgun sequence genomic window, AGCTGAAAACTTCAGTTCCATCTTGAAGTCTTTGCTTATTTTACCATTGTTAAGCTCCATTGCAACACGTCTCCCTAAATGCCGTGCGTTCTCGTCTCCAGGTGACTGAAGGTTGTCACCTGAGCTGTCTGGATGAGGTGGTGCAAGGGAAGGGCTTCTGTGCTGCGCCATCGTGGGACCCCGTCACAGGCTGGGGGACTCCAAACTACCCGGCGCTGCTGTCTGCCCTCCTGAGTTAATAGCTGCGATTCACTAAAGCTAAGCCACTAGTAGTATCTGCACTGCCAGCAGGTACCATACACACATCCAAACTCTTGACCCGATGCCTGATGCCAAAGGCAGGTCAGTGGTAACGCTATGCTCTAGATTAGCATTCGATTCAGATAAACGCTTCTCAAGGAATATCACTCATCAACACTTGTATCCATTTAAGGATAAATTTATCGCCTCTACCATTTTTAAGGCTtaacactgtttaaatatttttaggTCAAGGATAGTGATCGTTGGGGATCACCAACGCTACACTGCAGTGGCCCATTTCTGCTGAATGCTGCATTTTAACTGACCCAGATTTCTCTTGTGAATCAATATGCGGGCAGATGGGCGAGAACAGgaattttatgctttttaaattcATGCCTCTAAGACGCAAAGCAGCGGAGAGTGTGGATGCACCTATCGCTTTGCATTTGCAACGTAACGTGCAAACGTGCTGAAATGCATACTGCAATCACCTCTTGGATGCACaccagtgtcttttttttaagagcgTTGAACGTCAATCCCCTCTAAATTTAGCACGTTTGGATGGAGATTTGGTTCGTGTTGAGAATGAGGTGGGTAATTTTTTAAGTCTTTATTGCATAACTACTCGGCAGGGATGAACTAGGTGCgtcattgttttatttgatatttacaTGTAGTTTAAATTCAAACTCATATttagaataaaacaggaacattAAAAAGAGGACCTTTCAAATCTTTTACTTTGGTTTGTTGCCGTGTGCTTTGCGGCTGTGAACGAATAAAATGCACTGTAACGTGTGGGTTGAAAATGAATCAGCAGGTCTCACCCACCAGCGCTTTATCTTCTGATTATGTGTATCCCCAAACCAGATGTATTTAATGTGAGCAAActgcctgtttttgtttcttgtgtgtgaaCTGATTAAAGCCAGATTTCTACTTTGAAATGGCGACTGATTGTTTTGAATGCGTGTCGTTTTATTAAAAGCAAAACTGCCAAGTGTTTCCTAGTTCCTGCTTCATTCTGTTAAAATTAGTCTGTGAGTAGCGTCTTTGGATTGATGGTTGCAATTTAGAGACATTGCCTTTTTTCAAATACtacaaaaaagcaaaattaatCAGCAAGATCAGTCAATAAGTATTACCCGATGCCCTAAAATTACACTGAGATTATGACAAAAGACGTGTGTATAAACGAGGCTGCAGGAGTTTAATGTGCTCACTCTAAATAGCTGGCGCCAGAGTGAAGCTGTTTTCAATGCAAATTTTGACTTTATAATCTTCAGTTGGTGTCTCATGTCACAGAAATTAACTCAAagttcaataataaaaaataaaaaaaagttacaaaccAGCAGAAAGATAGCAAATTCCCTCATGAAACACCAGTTTTACCAGATCGAATTAAACCCATGTCCAAAttctacattttattctgaatataaAGCATTTCTGAACTAGATCATACCCTCATGTTTTGAGGAATTCTGACAACAAATGACGCTTTTTTTTGTATTGGTAGTGCAagggaaaaacattttaatcagtgatCACTATTGAAAAATCACATTGCTATTACCTACACGATTTGGATATTGCGttgtagaaaatgaaaatatgcagaGACCACCCGATTCTCCCCCTCACGcgaaggaggaaaaaggaggtaTAACAAACTGAAACCCTCTTCCAAGAAGAGCTACTGGGACAAAATTTTACTACAAATGTTACCACAGAGCTTATGTCAAACAGTGTACAATATGCACACTTGGGGGGGAAAAAGTACAAAATTGAAAAGGTGTCATTGCTGAGGATCAATGCAAATTTGACAGGTATTTCAAAAACTTGAACTGGTTGTGTTAAAGTAtataaatacgtttttttttgtttgtttgttttgtttttttacggcAGATCCATGATTAACCTCTTCACAAGAAGAAACCGTAAATTGTTCCATCTGGGTGCAGCCAAAGTAGCGTGGGAGGCCTGAAGGGGTCGGGGTTCTCACAAGTTCCTCCGTATAGCAAAAAGTTCACAAAGAGGTCATATCTCCGTTCAAACCCTTCATCTGGAGGCAACGCAGGAGGTATTTCTTctctcataaaaaaaagcaggccACGGGACATTAGTTTGTCATGGAGCAGAGATACGGGTGAAATCCTCCAGTGTAGCTAGCGTGTCGCCGCTAGCCCGGCTCCTGGCTGACTCACTGGTTGTTTTTGGCTTTGGCATGTGTGAGGATGTGAGACTTGAGGTTGGTCGACTGGGCGAATTTTTTGTTGCAGCCGTCAAAGGGGCACACGTACGGGCGGTCCCCGGTGTGAATACGCACATGTGTGCGCAAGTTAAAGTCCAAAGAGAACCGCTTGCCGCAGCCTTCAAACGTGCACTGAAAACAAGAGAGAATCAGTCAGTGATGTATGCGTGTGTCAACCAGGCTCACAAAGTGATACTGTTTTTCTCTGGTGAGAATTTGAGAGGATGCACGGCCAAGTTTGCACGCTCGTGAAAAGCTGCAGCCTTTACCGGAACAAAGAGAATATGTGTGAAGAAACTCACCTGGAACGGTTTCTCTCCTGTGTGTACAAGTTGATGCCTCTTCAGCTTGGAACTTTCCACAAACGCTTTGCCACACTCTGCACAGACGTGCACACGGGGCCCGTGGGTATGCAAGTGTTTCCTCATTGCCGAGTTGTCCCTGAACATCTTGCTGCATCCCtaagagggagagaaacaacaacacttaTCGCTCAGGACACTTAAAGGCCGAAGTTTTACCATCGGAAAACAAAAACCCGCCTGCCGCCAGGAAGACAACATCAGCgattaaaatacacacaactcAGCAAACTGTGGCCTGTGTGTTTAACCCTCATATTTTTAACAGCACTGTGTACACTGATATGAACAGGATTCCACACTCACTTTATGAGGACAGGCTATTGTCCTGGGCGCATCGTCTTCTTTTACTTTCCTTGGCTTCATTCTGCAACACAGATTAAAGTGGTCAAATTACGAACTGTGGTTTATTGACATGAATTacattcttttgttgttttgccctACAGTAATAGTGCTTCTTTTAGAGGTTTCTGTTTATCCTGTGTGAACATCAACGATAACAGTTACCGTGCAAACTCTGCCAGCTGTTTGGGGTCTGACAGGTCGATGCCTGGGATGCCTCCGGGTGGGAGCTTCTTCCCCGTCATGTATTCAGAGTAATCCGGAGGAGAGTTCTCTCCTGTGATCTGCTCCTCGTGGTCTATGTCCTTCTTGTCATCTGCATGACAGGGGGACAGTTTTAGAGACTCGTCAATAAGGACAGCAGGAAGATAATGTGGAAATAATTGATTACATAACTGGGACTTCATCACTGCAGTCACCTGACAGAAAATCCTGTTTGTTCCTAGATACGTCTTGTGACGTAACACGAtcttaaagtttaaagttacaATAATGCAGACTCATCACAATTATTAACAGTCTATAAATGGCACTAGTAGTACAGTGTATCAAAATAATTTCCATCTTGGATTTATAACATAAACGGAAACAGAAGTTGAATAAAATGCCACTTTCTATTGTAAATAAGCATAAAtcatttgcaaacatttaaaaaagttaCTAGGGAAAGGCAATTTTACATATACACAAAGAAATTCcattaatacataaatacacatttgcagAAAAcgaatttgttttttgttttgttttttcatttttgctgtgACGTTTAAATCCCACCTCTGATAATTAAATCATGTGTCTTTTGTGAACTAAACCGTGCTTTCTGTGACTGAGGCGCAGAACTAGGCAGACACAAGAAGAACTCTTTTATGCACACAGAATCTAATTTCCACTCcatttattgtactttttacaGCTGTGGGAAAATAGCTTCTGCCTAAAGCGTAAGAAGCGTAAAGTGCGGGGGTTTCTGTatgcaccacctcctcctccgcactTAGCGAGGGAGTGAACTGCGCCACAGCGGCCTAGCGGAGCCTCGTTTAAATACACAGTCTGTGAGCGGAGCCAGCTGCATGAGCTCCCACTCTCGCCGCCATCTTCGTCGGCCAAATAAACGCCATTTTTTCGGGCCGCCATACTTTCTAGACCGGGGAAATATGGCGGCGCCCATCGACACATAAAACATGGCttcccataaaaacaaaaacatttcaaatggaGTTTAAGTTTCTCGGAGGTGGGAAAAGGCTCCTACTTTAGCGGAGGACAAGGCCCCAGCTAGGCCCCGtcacagcacacacacgcagagaacAAAGCGAGGGGGCAGCTTGCAGGAATTCACTCAGGACTCTGAACTTACCCGATGCCCACATAGTGACTGAAAATTCCCCCTCCAGCGTCTTTATCTGGACTTGCTTCTGCTCCCATTTTCTGCCCATCTCTCCCCCGCTCAGGTAGCTCTTTTTGCCCGCTTTCTTTCCGCTTCCACTCTTCTTCATCCGGCCTGTTGACGAGCTTTTCCCGGCCACAGTTACCAGAGTCTGTTCGATGTAGTCCTCCTCCACGGCGGGCACCGGGATTAAAATTTGGTCCTCGAAGCCGTCATCTGTGTGCAGTTCGGAGTCATCCTCgcccaccacctcctctcttGTTTGCACCAATATCACCTCCTGGTGCGGGTGAATCGAGGTGGGATCATCCGAGTCAAGAGGCTGTAAGGCGATCATAGGCTGGTGTTCACCGTCCTCTCCAACAACTGTTGTCTCGATTGTCTCTACTTCGATTTCGTGCAATTCAACTATTTCGGCTGGCATTTCTGACCCGTCCGTTTCTATGTACAGGGTGTCCCCCGACGCCATGTTAAGTTCCGTATTTCCCCCTACTTattagctattttttttttttgcacactcttgccttcctcctccctctccgaCAACAACTCTCTTCGGTGGTGTATTCTCGTCGCCACAGCGCTCCAGTTATGAAGTCTCGCGTGATTTGGACCAAACCTGATTGTGGAGTTGAAACTTTACTTGAAGCgtcttatttctttatttcaagaAACTTATTTATTCGGAATATATGAAGTATGTATATGCTAGAGCTACCTCGTTTTAAGTTTacactttaaattttttttcattccattttctttcatgctgtttattttatttttcgttTCTCAGTTATGCATTTAAActaatattgttattttattttatttttttttaccttgcgTGCTATGTGGTATTataacttttttgttgttgtttttttctactgaCTGCAGGttgtaaaatacatttcactgttcatTGTGCTATGTATAACTCTGCGTGTGTTATCTCAAAGtaattgtttaaattaaatggcattgcaataaatgtaaatatgtgcgttattatctatctatatgtTTCACAGTTCCAGCTTATGTAAAATAACTTCTGGATTCGAACCGTGTAATATGTAACTGCTTATTAGGGTGGCACTgacaaacattattttatttatttattggcactaaaatgtgaaaaaaatgtgaaaaactaaCGGCAAAGGTGACATAATTGCTGGTGCTGTCTAAGGCTCAGATATAAGCTTTTACATTTACggtgattaaaaacaaagtagATAATTCTAACAATTCACACACGCAAACCActtaatgtgtaaataaataaaaatgtttcattaaaaaaatatatatatatataaatatgtatagactacaaattatataaaaaggctcagaaattaaaagtgttaaacATTTCATAGAAAGAAATGCGAAGAAATCCAACATATGCTGGGATATTTGGAGATGGAGCTTACATACTGCTAGCAAATTTACTAATGTAGACAAACAAATATCGATACTAATGATGCATCTCAAAACCAAACTGTTGATCCAGTCAAtgaacaatgtaaacaaaagtTCGTCTGTGGTTTATTTGAAGGTAACATTCATTGTATCTTTTTAGATATAATTGTAGTCTTATTAGTATTTTTCCAGCGTAACCTGTGCGCAGGTAGTCGATATTAGCAGGTGCGCCGCCACTTTTGTCCCTCCTACTGCCCGGGGCTGGGTTGGGGGGAGGGATTTGAATCACACCTTACACCTTCGGCCTGCAAACCTGTGCGAGTGGGTGTGCCCCGATACTAGTGCAGGTTTGATGACACACGTAACGCCACAGAGCCAGTTGTCGCAGACGGAGAGAGGATAGCCATGGGGAAGACAGGTGGAAGAGGCGACTTTGAATGGGTCTACACTGACCAGCCGCACACttcaagaagaaaagaaattctGGGTAAGAAATTCAACCAATTTAAAAGCTCTTATTAGATTCTTAAATTATTAGTTAGTTTGTGTGAAAAGTTGAAGCAAGATTTTTGTCCCCTGACTTTTCACTATAAAAGCGTAGCCGGTTAAACCTGTTTACAAGCGGTTGCTTAACGAGCTATCAGTCCACAATGGATGCAGGGGAAACGTAGAGACTGATACCATCGATGATGAAACACATTGTGGaccatttttacatgtttgacTAAAGTTAAACTCACCCTTTAACTACAGGTATATAGACGTAAAAGTGTAGTACGATGCCAGTAAAATTTAAACTTAGATTTTCCAGTCATGTGACACTTTCTGTCCTCTCTGCCTTTTACAGATGTTGATGTAACTGTTGTAACATGAGCAGAAACCGCTCTTTCCTAGAAAGATCGAGCATGGCTACGAGCAGCAAAGTCAGACATTTATCTTTTGTCAGGGTCAAGGTATGATGTTAAGGTGGAGATACTCAGATATGAGGGGAATTACAGGTTTCAGCCTTTTAAACCAGCAAAAGATGGAATTAATTTTAGTTAAAAATCTCAGTAATGAGTTGTTTTTGTAGGTGTACCATGCGGCCTTGGTGTgatctttttcttcttactaGAGAGACAATAACATCACGTTGATAGCTGGTGCAGATGACAATGCCTTTGGGCTTGCTAGGTAACAAGACACATTTGATGCTCAtggcaaacacagacacaatgctACTCATGAAGTGAGAAGAAAGGCTTTGTTAGAGTCCAGAAATCCGAGAGGATCGCTGGAAAATAATTTTCTTGCCCATCTGTTAGTGAAACTGGGCGTTCATCATCCATTTCCAAGAGAATATTATCAAAAACCGTCTCTTGTCTTTATCTGATGCATCatgtaaattcatttaaaacagctCAACAAGATACAGACCCTTTGATGTGTACATGATCAGGGCTTTGTCCAGAGGTCGCATGGTTGCTCAGGTGTGAAAGAAGCACACATAAGGGGGGGTTGACGCCATCAAgccattaaatattaaagcattTTGCCTTAATTATCCCGACGGACGAGGCAGAAAAGTGAGAATGTCAGAGGTTATTGTGCTTTCATGTCCATTTACTTTGTGGTGTTAGAtagtttgattgacaggtgggtTTTTATCTATTCATTGGCTCCTTGTTTAGGGTGTCTGAACAGTGCATGCTTGACACACAGGCCATAAAGTTTATATTACCTTGCTGGTTCCAAGGTCATGAATACCTCCTATTTAGGCAGCCGGTGAGGTAGGTTAGAATTGTAGccctgttgctgctgtttaaaATTGACCTCATAACATCTAAAATGTTAaaccataataataaattaaattaataatggTACAGTGTGTGCTGTACAGATACATTAGGCTGTTCAAACCATTTTTATGATGCCTGGTTATTTATTCAACCTAATTTCTCGTGGGCCAACACCTGGAGATGTATAGTCCACAACCATGCCTCCAACTAGAATTATGTTAAAATCAGTGACTGTGGAGAGGAGAATTCCCCTTGGCTAAactttaactgaataaataggGTTCGGTCGGTGAAGGGGAGACCTATAAACTCCAGTAAAGTCACTGAAACCACACCCTGGAGTCTTTAACCCTTTACGTAAAGATGAACACAATTTGCATAGAGGCATTACGCAAgccagatgaaaacaaaagagcatGCCAGATTTGCATGTCACATCGCCCGCTGATGTGTGCCGGTCTGTATTCTGATGTACTCGGTTGCATGTCACGATGAGGTGCTCCGCCATAATCCTGTAATTTTTCGGTGGTTGGATCACATGGTGCAGCCTCTCCCGGCTTACCATAAGGTGTGGTTACCGTTACAAATCAGAACTTGTATGTCATTTTAACTGGTTATGTTATAAAAGCAGTGTGAATTAAACCCATAGCTCATTTTGTCCGCAGCGTTTTGGAGCCACTCCCTTTTATCTCTCAGCGTTATAGTTCccacagcaaaacaacaccTCTGCCAATTAAAACAGATTTTCGTTAGCAGGCTCATCCCATGAGAAGTGTAGGTGTCATATACAGCGTGTTTGACTGTGTTCTTTGGGATATGTGTGTGGTGTTGCTGTGATACATTGATAAATTGAGACCAATTAGTTGTAAACGACTGAATTCGTACTGGTAAACAATTTTCTCTACTTGTCCATGACATTTATCCAATATCTACAGTCTGACCATCTCATCATCTAATCTTTCTTCTCCATGTGCTTCTTTCCTCAGCCAAATATCCAGAGATCAAGTCTCTGATGGGTCCAGACCCCCAGCTGAAGTGGGTGGTATCGGGCATGGTCCTAACTCAGCTCCTGGCCTGCTACCTGGTCCATGACCTCTCCTGGAAGTGGATCTTTTTCTGGGCCTACGCCTTCGGAGGCTGCATCAACCACTCTCTGACTCTGGCCATCCACGACATC contains:
- the yy1a gene encoding transcriptional repressor protein YY1a, whose amino-acid sequence is MASGDTLYIETDGSEMPAEIVELHEIEVETIETTVVGEDGEHQPMIALQPLDSDDPTSIHPHQEVILVQTREEVVGEDDSELHTDDGFEDQILIPVPAVEEDYIEQTLVTVAGKSSSTGRMKKSGSGKKAGKKSYLSGGEMGRKWEQKQVQIKTLEGEFSVTMWASDDKKDIDHEEQITGENSPPDYSEYMTGKKLPPGGIPGIDLSDPKQLAEFARMKPRKVKEDDAPRTIACPHKGCSKMFRDNSAMRKHLHTHGPRVHVCAECGKAFVESSKLKRHQLVHTGEKPFQCTFEGCGKRFSLDFNLRTHVRIHTGDRPYVCPFDGCNKKFAQSTNLKSHILTHAKAKNNQ